A window of the Cystobacter fuscus genome harbors these coding sequences:
- a CDS encoding uracil-xanthine permease family protein: MPPLPLQKKVVLGLQHTIAMFGATVLVPLLTGLNPSVALFGAGLGTLLFHALTGLGVPIFLGSSFAFIAPIIAVMKAEGPAAVGGGLVVAGAMYVVFSAAVKAVGVSRIQKVFPPIVTGPVIIVIGLSLAGVAINQAQSHWGLALVTLLAAILTSVFARGLFKMIPILIGVVTGYGTALVLGGVEPARLDAIRDAAWVGLPPFHAPHFSWTAIFVLAPVALVTFIEHIGDVIVNGRVVGKNFLESPGLPRTLFADGIANMASAVLGGPAATTYAENTGVLAVTRVYDPAVIRIAAVFAMLFGLSPKLAAVFQSFPPGVLGGVSILLFGMIASVGIRTLSEARIDFAHSRNLIVVSLILVLGLGGAKVPVTLGEVHLELHGMALAALVGLLANALLPESLNREEHDAHSA; this comes from the coding sequence ATGCCCCCTCTGCCGCTCCAGAAGAAGGTCGTCCTCGGCCTCCAGCACACCATCGCCATGTTCGGCGCCACCGTGCTGGTGCCCCTGCTCACGGGCCTCAATCCGAGCGTCGCCCTGTTCGGCGCCGGACTCGGCACCCTGCTCTTCCATGCCCTCACGGGCCTGGGCGTCCCCATCTTCCTGGGCAGCAGCTTCGCCTTCATCGCCCCCATCATCGCGGTGATGAAGGCCGAGGGCCCCGCCGCCGTGGGAGGCGGCCTCGTCGTCGCGGGCGCCATGTACGTCGTCTTCTCCGCCGCGGTGAAGGCCGTGGGCGTGAGCCGCATCCAGAAGGTGTTTCCCCCCATCGTCACCGGCCCCGTCATCATCGTCATCGGACTGAGCCTCGCCGGGGTCGCCATCAACCAGGCCCAGAGCCACTGGGGACTGGCGCTCGTCACGCTGCTGGCCGCCATCCTCACCAGCGTCTTCGCCCGCGGCCTCTTCAAGATGATCCCCATCCTCATCGGCGTGGTCACCGGCTACGGGACGGCGCTGGTGCTCGGCGGTGTGGAGCCCGCCAGGCTCGACGCCATCCGCGACGCCGCCTGGGTGGGCCTGCCCCCCTTCCACGCTCCCCACTTCTCGTGGACGGCCATCTTCGTGCTCGCCCCGGTGGCGCTCGTCACCTTCATCGAGCACATCGGCGACGTCATCGTGAACGGCCGCGTGGTGGGCAAGAACTTCCTCGAGTCGCCCGGCCTGCCCCGCACCCTGTTCGCCGATGGCATCGCCAACATGGCCTCCGCCGTGCTCGGGGGGCCCGCCGCCACCACCTACGCGGAGAACACGGGCGTGCTCGCCGTCACGCGCGTCTATGACCCGGCCGTCATCCGGATCGCCGCCGTCTTCGCCATGCTCTTCGGCCTGTCACCCAAGCTGGCCGCCGTGTTCCAGAGCTTCCCTCCGGGCGTGCTGGGCGGCGTGAGCATCCTGCTCTTCGGGATGATCGCCTCGGTGGGCATCCGCACCCTGTCCGAGGCGCGGATCGACTTCGCCCACAGCCGCAACCTCATCGTGGTGAGCCTCATCCTCGTGCTGGGCCTGGGAGGCGCCAAGGTGCCGGTGACGCTCGGCGAGGTGCACCTGGAGTTGCACGGCATGGCCCTGGCCGCGCTCGTGGGCCTGCTCGCCAACGCGCTCCTCCCCGAGTCCCTCAACCGCGAGGAGCACGACGCGCACTCCGCTTGA